A window from Bufo bufo chromosome 1, aBufBuf1.1, whole genome shotgun sequence encodes these proteins:
- the LOC120998909 gene encoding transcription factor HES-5-like — MAPCSVRTLDHQAGGQLRKLRKPVIEKMRRDRINSSIEQLHILLEKEFQRHQLPSKPEKADILEMTVTFLQRHMAERNVTASSQAQREGFSTCVQDSITFLSQHKQTELQIQLLQNLPGAHTMTYGAVSPPVSSIHQTPSKHSPLDSSKALWRPW, encoded by the exons ATGGCTCCATGCAGTGTGAGGACCCTTGATCATCAGGCTGGTGGCCAACTCAGAAAG CTGAGGAAACCGGTGATCGAGAAGATGAGGAGAGACCGGATTAACAGCAGCATTGAGCAGCTGCACATCTTACTGGAGAAGGAGTTCCAGAGACATcagctcccctccaaacctgagaaaGCCGATATCCTGGAGATGACGGTCACCTTCCTGCAGCGCCACATGGCGGAGAGAA ATGTCACAGCCTCCAGCCAGGCCCAGAGAGAAGGCTTCTCCACCTGCGTCCAGGACTCCATCACCTTCCTATCCCAGCACAAACAGACCGAGCTCCAgatccagctgctgcagaacctccctgGGGCTCACACTATGACATACGGGGCTGTATCTCCTCCTGTATCCTCCATCCACCAGACCCCCAGCAAACACAGCCCCCTGGACAGCAGCAAAGCCTTGTGGAGACCCTGGTAG
- the LOC120994897 gene encoding transcription factor HES-5-like, protein MAPYSFSLIQSPANDPLTRQPRKLRKPVIEKMRRDRINSSIEQLHILLEKEFQRHQLPSKPEKADILEMTVTFLQRHMAERNVTASSQAQREGFSTCVQDSITFLSQHKQTELQIQLLQNLPGAHTMTYGAVSPPVSSIHQTPSKHSPLDSSKALWRPW, encoded by the exons atggctccttacagcttcagccTCATCCAGAGCCCTGCTAATGATCCCCTCACCCGGCAGCCCAGAAAA CTGAGGAAACCGGTGATCGAGAAGATGAGGAGAGACCGGATTAACAGCAGCATTGAGCAGCTGCACATCTTACTGGAGAAGGAGTTCCAGAGACATcagctcccctccaaacctgagaaaGCCGATATCCTGGAGATGACGGTCACCTTCCTGCAGCGCCACATGGCGGAGAGAA ATGTCACAGCCTCCAGCCAGGCCCAGAGAGAAGGCTTCTCCACCTGCGTCCAGGACTCCATCACCTTCCTGTCTCAGCACAAACAGACCGAGCTCCAgatccagctgctgcagaacctccctgGGGCTCACACTATGACATACGGGGCTGTATCTCCTCCTGTATCCTCCATCCACCAGACCCCCAGCAAACACAGCCCCCTGGACAGCAGCAAAGCCTTGTGGAGACCCTGGTAG